CTCAGCGCGAGCGCCTTCGTGAGCTCGTCATCGCTCGCGCACGTCTCGACGAGCGCGACGTAGGCGGCATCGGAGAATTGTGCGCCTGCGTTCCCGATCAGGGCCAGGTGGACGGCGCGGCCGCCGCGCCTGATGAGAGTCTCGGTCAATTGCGGCTCGATGCGCGCGCGGGAAGCAATCGCGAGCTGCTGTGGTTCGCCGCACGAAATCGCGATCGTTTCGAGATCGGACGCGGACAGCGCGAGCGATTTGAGCAGCACGCGACAGGCGACATCAGGATCGTCGTGCGAGGCAAGACGTCTCGATGTCTCCGGTGGAGCTGCTTTGAGTTCGGCGAGCGCATCGCCGAGTTGGATCAAGGCGCTGGCCTCGAGCCGCTCCATCAATCGCACCAGGACACCGTCGACCACATTGGCAAGCAATTGCTGAGGCCGGTCGCGGCTGCCACTGAGCAACTGCAAAATGCCGTCGAGGATGCGGGAGCAACGGTCCAACGGGCAGGTTGCGACCGCATCCTCCAACTCGATCAATAAATTGGCAGGCGCGTTTGCCATCATGGCAGGGAGCCCGAATTGCAATGACTTTGACGATCTAACGCGTTCCATTCCGCCCGAAAGGCGTTAATTTGCTTTTTAGGATTTCGCGCTCGGGTGCCGAATTACCGGAAAACGCTATCGAAATTTGGCGAGATGCCACGTCCCTCCTTGTCCTCAGGACTGGACACTCGTCTCCTGAGGGGAAGCGTTCAGATCGATTCCCTCGGTCTGACGTAAAACCGAAGGGGGGAGCGAACGGCTCATTGCCGGGCGCGCGATGACGCTGCGCTTCTCGTCGCCATGAACAGCATTGATGATGTGCCCAGCTTGGCACCCAGAATATTTCGCTTTTCGGACGTCGATGAATTTCGAAATGCCATCCGAGGATTGAACCTCGAATTTACGCCTTTCGTTCGGAGGATATCGGCCGAGCAGATCATTCTGTCGATGCCCGGCTGCGAGGTGAATCTGACGACCGCATTTCCGCGCGTGGTCGACGCCCAGCTTGTCGAGAGTTGCACGGCGGTCGGCTTCACGATGGACGACCTCGACGTGCCGATACGCTTCAACGGCTCGCAGCGTATGCGTCCGGCTGTCGTCATCGGCAGCGGCGGCGCAGCCTATACCATTATCGAGGAAGTGCAGCGCCAGATTGCCTCTGTGGTTTTCAGGCCCGAGGTGACTGAACGCGGCTGGCCGAGCCCAACCCAGAGCTTCAAGATTTTCGAAACGAGCGCCGTTGGCCTTCATCGGTTGCGCAGTGTGGTTCGCGAGATCCTGGCCGAGGCCTCAGCGCCGGTCGAGGCGTCAGATATACCGCTCAAGGCGAGAGCAATGAAGGAGTCTCTTCTCGCGGCCGTCGACCACGCGCTCGAAAACGTCGTCTCGGCCCGCTGGACCCTGCGTCCCAACGACGAGCGCAACTTCCGGATATTCAAGGATATCAGCGCTCTTCTGTCCGATGATCTCTCGCTGCCGATCTACAGCGATGAGATTGCCCGCAAACTCGGATTGTCCGTCCGCACGATGCACGACGTCGTCCGCCGCTATCGCGGCATGAGCCTGCACCGTTACCTGCGTCTGCGGCGGCTGTGGCTGGTGCGCCAGCGGTTGCTCGCGGGCGCCGACAGTGTCAAGGCCGTGGCGCTCGCGTTCGGCTTCTGGCATCTCAGCGACTTCTCCCGAAGTTACCGCGACCAGTTCGGCGAGGCGCCGTCGCATACGCTGGAGTGCGGACGCGGGCGATAGTTGGCAAATCGAGTAGGGCGGCCGCCGGTTTCGTGCTACCGTCCGGCGATGAGCAATCGCATCCTCGTTCTCTACGGTTCCTACCGTTCCGACCGCATGGGCATCCGCCTTGCGAATTTCGTCATCAATCGGCTGCGCGAGCGCGGCGACGAGGTGACCCTCATCGACGCCAAGGCGATTGGGCTGCCAATGCTCGACCGCATGTACAAGGAGTATCCGAAGGGCTCGGCGCCCGAGGCGCTGGAGCATCTGGCCGGGCAGATCCGCAGCGCCGACGGCTTCGTGTTCGTCACCGGCGAGTACAATTGGGGCATCCAGCCCGGCCTGAAGAATCTCACCGACCATTTCCTCGAAGAGTGGTTCTGGCGACCGGCCGCGATCGCGAGCTATTCGGCCGGCCGCCTGTCCGGCGCGCGCGCCGCAACCGCCTGGCACGGCACGCTCTCCGAGATGGGCATGGTGGTGGTGTCGAGCACCATCGGGGTCGGCCCGATCGCGCAGACATTGTCGGCCGAGGGCGAGCCGATCGGCGACGGCGGCAAGGCCCTGGAGCACGCGTTCCCGCGCTTTGCCGATGATCTCGCGTGGTGGATCGAGGCGGCGAAAGCGCAGCGGGGGCGCAAGGCGCCGCCGTACTAGGCCCGGCTGCGTAGCCCGGATGGAGCGAAAGCGTAATCCGGGGCAGTGCCGATGACGTTCGAATCCCGGATTTCGCTACGCTCCATCCGGGCTACGAGTTCATGCCTTTAGGCCGCCCTGACCTCACCGAGGAAGCGGTCGAACTGTCCGGCGAGATCGCGCGACTGCGTCGAAAGCTGCTCGGCGGCGCCGAGCACTTCCCTGGCAGCAGCTCCGGTATCGTCGGCGGCGCGCTGCACGCCTGCGATGTTGGTGTTGACCTCCTGGGTGCCGCGGGCGGCCTCCTGGACGCTGCGGGAGATTTCCTTGGTCGCCGAGCCCTGCTGCTCGATCGCCGCGGCGATCGCGGTGCCGATCTGGTCGATCTCGCCGATGACGTCGGCGACGTTGCGGATCGCGGCCACGGTCTCGTCGCTCGCGGTCTGGATCGCCGTGATCTGCTCGGAGATTTCGGTGGTGGCCTTGGCGGTCTGGCCCGCCAGCGATTTCACCTCGGAGGCGACCACGGCGAAGCCGCGGCCGGCTTCGCCGGCGCGGGCGGCCTCGATCGTGGCGTTGAGAGCGAGAAGATTGGTCTGCTCGGCAATGCTTTGGATCAGGGTGACGACGTCGCCGATCTTCTGCGCGCCCTCGGCGAGGGTGCGTGCCGTGTCGCCGGTACGGCGGGCGTTCTCGACGGCGCGGGCCGCGATTTCGGTGGATTGTGCGACCTGACGGCCGATCTCGGAGATCGAGGAGGTCAGCTCTTCGGTGGCGCTGGCGACGGT
The sequence above is drawn from the Bradyrhizobium amphicarpaeae genome and encodes:
- a CDS encoding DUF2336 domain-containing protein; translation: MMANAPANLLIELEDAVATCPLDRCSRILDGILQLLSGSRDRPQQLLANVVDGVLVRLMERLEASALIQLGDALAELKAAPPETSRRLASHDDPDVACRVLLKSLALSASDLETIAISCGEPQQLAIASRARIEPQLTETLIRRGGRAVHLALIGNAGAQFSDAAYVALVETCASDDELTKALALRPGTPDPVLKKLLSASPAPNARAETKAPSVSDPQAAAPIVPRLPSAADYASARPEIVALNRIGKLNDSTVNRFAIRGETANLLTALSVLSGTPVEIVEHVMTDGDCEGLVMACRASRLNWQTTLTILSNRSGIRLSFAERERAQLIFETLLLSTSQWTVRWGEIAASVKGSSRGSRGAKAGASR
- a CDS encoding AraC family transcriptional regulator, yielding MNSIDDVPSLAPRIFRFSDVDEFRNAIRGLNLEFTPFVRRISAEQIILSMPGCEVNLTTAFPRVVDAQLVESCTAVGFTMDDLDVPIRFNGSQRMRPAVVIGSGGAAYTIIEEVQRQIASVVFRPEVTERGWPSPTQSFKIFETSAVGLHRLRSVVREILAEASAPVEASDIPLKARAMKESLLAAVDHALENVVSARWTLRPNDERNFRIFKDISALLSDDLSLPIYSDEIARKLGLSVRTMHDVVRRYRGMSLHRYLRLRRLWLVRQRLLAGADSVKAVALAFGFWHLSDFSRSYRDQFGEAPSHTLECGRGR
- a CDS encoding NADPH-dependent FMN reductase codes for the protein MSNRILVLYGSYRSDRMGIRLANFVINRLRERGDEVTLIDAKAIGLPMLDRMYKEYPKGSAPEALEHLAGQIRSADGFVFVTGEYNWGIQPGLKNLTDHFLEEWFWRPAAIASYSAGRLSGARAATAWHGTLSEMGMVVVSSTIGVGPIAQTLSAEGEPIGDGGKALEHAFPRFADDLAWWIEAAKAQRGRKAPPY